From the genome of Mycetocola spongiae, one region includes:
- a CDS encoding GNAT family N-acetyltransferase, with the protein MSFTPYPDPRPLDSPWPAARDPREMAARDLIGAGLRLSPYDPRRDAAELFAALDHDACWAHVRRRPDTPEEHAATLLSAAAAGERVPWVVRLGRPLAGLAAGAVVGTTSFLDIVPADARLEIGSTAYTPAAWGGRVNPEAKLLLLTHAFEALGMGRVQIKTDVRNERSQRAIARLGARPEGVLRRHMRREDGSVRDTAMFSIIAEDWPRVRAGLEARLA; encoded by the coding sequence ATGAGCTTCACCCCCTATCCCGATCCGCGTCCGCTGGATTCGCCCTGGCCCGCGGCCCGGGATCCGCGCGAGATGGCCGCCCGGGACCTAATCGGCGCCGGCCTCCGGCTGAGTCCCTATGATCCCCGCCGCGATGCGGCCGAACTTTTTGCGGCGCTGGATCACGATGCCTGCTGGGCGCATGTGCGCCGGCGGCCGGATACCCCGGAGGAGCATGCCGCCACGCTTCTTTCCGCGGCCGCGGCGGGGGAACGGGTGCCCTGGGTGGTGCGCCTGGGGCGCCCCCTTGCCGGCCTGGCCGCCGGCGCGGTGGTGGGCACCACCTCGTTTCTGGATATTGTGCCCGCGGATGCCCGGCTCGAGATTGGCAGCACCGCGTATACCCCGGCGGCCTGGGGAGGTCGGGTGAACCCCGAGGCCAAGCTGCTGCTGCTCACCCACGCCTTTGAGGCGCTGGGCATGGGGCGCGTGCAGATTAAGACCGATGTGCGTAATGAGCGCTCGCAGCGGGCCATCGCGCGGCTGGGTGCGCGGCCCGAGGGGGTCCTGCGCCGCCATATGCGCCGCGAGGACGGCAGCGTGCGCGATACCGCGATGTTCTCGATCATCGCCGAGGACTGGCCGCGGGTGCGCGCCGGGCTCGAGGCGCGCCTGGCCTAG
- a CDS encoding CGNR zinc finger domain-containing protein, whose product MMRNTPEIHPLPRLVAALNAHHDRPGDNGALGEALGGFRGGEGPFPAGALEEVRRGLDDLNPIFDLGDAAAAAPVLNDLLARSSGAPRLSDHDGSRWHLHTDLPAFSWWNWCVASGALGLATALSERGRVAWGRCDAAGCARVYLNTGSGADRRYCSTTCGSRMRVARQRRLRAERESTA is encoded by the coding sequence ATGATGCGCAACACTCCGGAAATCCACCCCCTCCCGCGCCTGGTGGCCGCGCTCAACGCGCACCACGATCGGCCCGGCGATAACGGCGCGCTCGGGGAGGCCCTGGGTGGATTTCGGGGCGGCGAGGGGCCGTTCCCCGCGGGCGCACTGGAGGAGGTGCGCCGGGGCCTGGACGACCTGAACCCGATTTTTGACCTCGGTGATGCCGCCGCCGCTGCCCCCGTCCTGAACGACCTGCTGGCGCGCAGCTCCGGCGCCCCGCGGCTGAGCGACCACGACGGATCACGCTGGCATCTGCATACCGATCTGCCCGCGTTCTCCTGGTGGAACTGGTGTGTTGCCTCAGGTGCGCTGGGGCTGGCCACAGCCCTCAGCGAGCGCGGCCGGGTCGCCTGGGGGCGCTGCGATGCCGCGGGCTGCGCGCGCGTCTATCTGAATACCGGGAGCGGGGCCGATCGGCGCTATTGCTCCACCACCTGTGGCTCGCGCATGCGCGTGGCCCGGCAGCGGCGCCTGCGCGCCGAGAGGGAGTCCACCGCATGA
- a CDS encoding leucine-rich repeat domain-containing protein, translated as MTKSTRTLVLPALGLAAAVGLSTLLSAPAHAAPLSFSDPVLLACVERSLGEAPTAENIASLSTLDCAVPANSDQVRSLEGMQAMTSLQYVHLQNQRVSDLTPLADLPALRNVWLDGNKLTDISPLARLKSLQILAIQDNEVSDISALGELPDLRWLDASENHIGDWTAARNVTFLTGKNQTVVEPRATAGEPYQLNYRGPSDSAMVLTDTAGTALTATSTPIAFDGVSVTHATEERETRNYVARFEGIDNIGTVDINVTQEVAIFPGEPVILGDESLGECLSEQLDGQAIGENTLAELTELSCAPGTEPIESLEGLENLVNLRTLSLADNHISDLTPLAALPVLSSVDVAGNRVTDASVLAPSASLRTLVLDRNGVSDLSAFAQSDATVSAVEQSVELADAMSGEPFALPLRDARGLVPTPVGLIAGATFADGAVTYGPQVALGRLPALRFANEAGTFSGSAVQTLIPSDRPSTLIPGNPNLGDLADITDSTPRLSLLAPGTSRKATSGLALTGMELPIVPMGMATLALFVGAALLFRRRPTEG; from the coding sequence TTGACGAAATCCACACGCACGCTGGTTTTGCCCGCCCTGGGGCTCGCCGCCGCGGTTGGCCTGTCTACCCTGCTGAGTGCACCGGCGCACGCCGCACCCCTGAGTTTTAGCGATCCCGTGCTGCTGGCCTGCGTGGAGCGCAGCCTCGGCGAGGCCCCCACCGCGGAGAATATCGCCAGCCTGAGCACCCTCGACTGTGCCGTGCCCGCCAATAGCGATCAGGTGCGTTCGCTTGAGGGCATGCAGGCCATGACCTCGCTGCAATATGTGCACCTGCAGAATCAGCGCGTGAGTGACCTCACGCCGCTTGCCGATCTGCCCGCGTTGCGCAATGTCTGGCTGGACGGCAATAAGCTCACCGATATTTCCCCGCTCGCGCGGCTGAAATCCCTGCAGATCCTGGCCATTCAGGATAACGAAGTCTCGGATATCTCCGCGCTGGGCGAGCTTCCCGATCTGCGCTGGTTGGATGCCTCCGAAAACCACATCGGCGACTGGACCGCCGCGCGCAACGTCACGTTCCTGACCGGAAAAAACCAGACTGTGGTGGAGCCGCGTGCCACGGCCGGGGAGCCCTATCAGCTGAACTACCGCGGACCCTCCGATTCCGCAATGGTGCTCACCGATACCGCGGGTACCGCCCTGACCGCCACCTCCACCCCGATCGCCTTCGATGGCGTGAGCGTGACCCATGCAACCGAGGAGCGGGAAACCCGCAATTATGTGGCGCGCTTCGAGGGCATCGACAATATCGGGACCGTGGATATTAACGTGACCCAGGAGGTCGCCATCTTCCCCGGCGAGCCCGTGATCCTGGGCGATGAGTCCCTCGGCGAGTGCCTGAGCGAGCAGTTGGACGGGCAGGCCATCGGGGAAAACACCCTGGCCGAGCTGACCGAGCTGAGCTGCGCCCCCGGAACCGAGCCGATTGAATCGCTTGAGGGCCTGGAAAACCTCGTTAACCTGCGCACCCTGAGCCTCGCCGATAACCACATCAGCGACCTCACCCCGCTTGCCGCGCTGCCCGTCCTGAGCAGCGTGGACGTCGCGGGTAACCGCGTAACCGATGCCTCGGTCCTGGCTCCGAGCGCGAGCCTGCGCACCCTGGTCCTGGATCGCAACGGCGTGAGCGACCTCTCGGCCTTTGCCCAGTCCGATGCGACCGTGAGTGCCGTGGAGCAGAGCGTGGAGCTGGCCGATGCGATGAGCGGCGAGCCCTTCGCCCTGCCGCTGCGCGATGCCCGCGGCCTGGTTCCCACCCCCGTGGGCCTGATCGCCGGGGCGACCTTCGCCGATGGTGCCGTGACCTATGGCCCGCAGGTGGCGCTGGGCCGCCTGCCCGCCCTGCGCTTCGCCAATGAGGCGGGTACGTTTAGTGGCTCCGCCGTGCAGACGCTGATCCCCTCGGATCGCCCGAGCACGCTGATCCCGGGAAACCCCAACCTGGGTGACCTCGCCGATATCACCGATTCCACCCCGCGGCTGAGCCTGCTTGCCCCGGGAACCTCCCGCAAGGCGACCTCGGGCCTGGCCCTGACCGGTATGGAACTGCCGATCGTGCCGATGGGTATGGCCACCCTGGCGCTCTTTGTGGGGGCGGCGCTGCTCTTCCGTCGCCGCCCGACCGAGGGCTAG
- a CDS encoding Gfo/Idh/MocA family protein codes for MSVGIGLIGAGVISDEYLAIMTTFPDLTVLFIADLDVERAAAQAAKYAIPGAGSVAELLADPRIEIVVNLTIPRVHAEVGMQILAAGKHVWSEKPFALDRESGRELLEQAKKLGLRAACAPDTFLGAGIQSARRQIEAGRIGTPLTALTILQSPGPESWHPNPDFLFQPGAGPLFDVGPYYFTTLVQLLGPVTRVHTTSSRARDTRVIGSGPRAGETFPVTVPTHISVSLEFAGGAIAQTILSFDSALKRLLFEVAGVEGTLILPDPNHFFGESELVTSPETRQILPEEGPSAGRGLGVLDLARSLRAGVPERASGDLAYHVLDIMVSTAESASSGEPVTVHSSVTVAPALPADWDPYRATLHTDTGAPRPA; via the coding sequence ATGAGCGTGGGGATCGGCCTGATCGGGGCGGGAGTCATCAGCGATGAGTATCTCGCGATAATGACCACCTTCCCCGACCTCACCGTGCTTTTTATCGCCGATCTGGACGTGGAGCGCGCCGCCGCCCAGGCCGCCAAATACGCGATCCCCGGCGCGGGAAGCGTCGCGGAACTCCTCGCCGATCCGCGGATCGAAATCGTGGTGAACCTCACCATCCCGCGCGTACACGCCGAGGTGGGCATGCAGATCCTCGCCGCCGGAAAACACGTGTGGAGCGAAAAGCCCTTCGCCCTGGACCGCGAGAGCGGCCGCGAGCTACTGGAACAGGCCAAAAAACTCGGATTGCGCGCGGCCTGCGCCCCCGATACCTTCCTCGGCGCGGGCATCCAATCGGCCCGACGCCAGATCGAGGCCGGGCGGATCGGCACCCCGCTCACGGCCCTGACCATCCTGCAGTCCCCGGGCCCGGAGAGCTGGCATCCCAACCCCGATTTTCTGTTCCAGCCCGGCGCCGGGCCGCTCTTTGACGTGGGCCCGTATTATTTCACCACGCTTGTGCAGCTGCTGGGCCCGGTGACACGCGTGCACACCACGTCCTCGCGCGCCCGCGATACCCGCGTGATCGGCTCGGGCCCGCGCGCCGGGGAAACCTTCCCGGTGACCGTCCCCACCCATATCAGCGTGTCACTCGAGTTTGCCGGGGGCGCCATCGCGCAGACCATCCTGAGCTTTGATTCCGCGCTCAAACGCCTGCTCTTTGAGGTGGCCGGGGTGGAGGGCACCCTGATTCTGCCCGATCCCAACCACTTCTTTGGCGAGAGTGAACTGGTCACCTCCCCCGAGACCCGGCAGATCCTGCCCGAGGAGGGCCCCTCGGCCGGCCGCGGGCTGGGCGTGCTGGACCTGGCCCGCTCCCTGCGGGCCGGGGTACCCGAGCGCGCCTCGGGAGACCTCGCCTATCACGTACTGGACATCATGGTCTCCACCGCCGAATCGGCCAGCAGCGGGGAACCGGTCACCGTGCACAGCTCGGTCACCGTAGCCCCCGCCCTCCCCGCGGACTGGGACCCCTATCGGGCCACCCTGCACACGGATACCGGCGCACCCCGGCCCGCATAA